Below is a genomic region from Escherichia ruysiae.
CAGCAGCGGGTCTTGCATATCCTGCGCATTGACCGGATAGAGATCCATCACCAGACGCTCTTTAAATCCGGCAACCGGCGCGAGGGCAAACATCTGTGGTTTTACGTTTTGCTTTAATTCAAAAACCATCCGCACGGTTTGCGGATCAAATTGCCCGACGCGTGCTGACTTGATGAACGGGTCGTCAGCACGAATTTGTGCCGCCATCCCCTTGAGCACCGAGTTCAGGTTTACATCTTCAATATCCACCACCACGCGCTCAGGATTACTCAACGCGAACTGCTTATATTTCAGCTGACGGTTTGATTCAACCGTCACACGGGTATAGCTGGACGCAGGCCAGACGCGCACCGCCACGACCTGGCTGACCGCAGCCAGGCTGACCTGACTTACGCTCAATAGCCACATGGCACCCGCGCCTTGCAGTAAACGACGACGGCTGATTGCAGTATTGGATCCTGACATGCCTCTCCCGAGCAAAAAAATCTAAGCTGTGTAACAAGTAAACGACCAATTTGACCGGAAACTTTAGCGAAAGACGCATAATCTGTCATCTATAAAACGGTAAACATTCTTTTTATATTCACGGCATTACTGATAAAAAAGTTGCTCATGCGTAAAATTCGCACTTGCACACGGCAAAAAAACAGAATAAAAATACATTAATTTCGAATAATCATGCAAAGAGGTGTGCCGTGGTGAAGGAACGTAAAACCGAGCTGGTCGAGGGATTCCGCCATTCGGTTCCTTATATCAATACCCACCGGGGAAAAACGTTTGTCATCATGCTCGGCGGCGAAGCCATTGAGCATGAGAATTTCTCCAGTATCGTTAATGATATCGGGTTGTTGCACAGCCTCGGCATCCGTCTGGTCGTCGTCTATGGCGCGCGTCCACAGATCGACGCGAATCTGGCGGCGCATCATCACGAACCGCTGTACCACAAGAATATACGCGTGACTGACGGCAAAACGCTGGAGCTGGTGAAGCAGGCTGCGGGGACATTGCAACTGGACATCACTGCTCGCCTGTCGATGAGCCTCAACAACACGCCGTTGCAGGGCGCTCATATCAACGTCGTCAGTGGCAATTTTATTATTGCACAACCGCTGGGCGTGGATGATGGCGTGGATTACTGCCATAGCGGACGCATCCGGCGGATTGACGAAGAAGCGATTCATCGCCAACTGGATAGCGGTGCCATTGTGCTGATGGGCCCGGTGGCGGTTTCGGTCACTGGCGAGAGCTTTAACCTGACCTCGGAAGAGATTGCCACACAACTTGCCATCAAACTGAAAGCCGAGAAGATGATTGGTTTTTGCTCTTCACAGGGCGTCACCAATGATGATGGCGATATTGTCTCCGAACTTTTCCCTAACGAGGCGCAGGCGCGGGTAGAAGCCCAGGAAGAGAAAGGCGATTACAACTCCGGTACGGTGCGCTTTTTGCGTGGTGCGGTGAAAGCCTGCCGCAGTGGTGTTCGTCGCTGTCATTTAATCAGTTATCAGGAAGATGGCGCGCTGTTGCAAGAGTTGTTCTCACGTGACGGTATCGGTACGCAAATTGTGATGGAAAGCGCGGAGCAGATTCGTCGCGCAACAATCAACGATATTGGCGGCATTCTGGAGTTGATTCGCCCGCTGGAGCAGCAAGGCATTCTGGTACGTCGTTCTCGCGAACAACTGGAGATGGAAATCGACAAATTCACTATTATTCAGCGCGATAACACAACTATTGCCTGCGCCGCGCTTTATCCGTTCCCGGAAGAGAAGATTGGCGAAATGGCCTGTGTGGCAGTACACCCGGATTACCGTAGTTCATCACGGGGCGAGGTTTTACTGGAACGCATTGCCGCTCAGGCGAAGCAGAGCGGGTTAAGCAAATTGTTTGTGCTGACCACGCGCAGTATTCACTGGTTCCAGGAGCGCGGATTTACCCCGGTGGATATTGATTTACTGCCGGAGAGTAAAAAGCAGTTGTACAACTACCAGCGTAAATCCAAAGTGTTGATGGCGGATTTAGGGTAAGCGATGAATATAGCCGGATGCGGCATACGCAATACTTCCAGGTATGATAAGACGCGCATCCGTCGCATCAGGCATTGGCACTCATCGTCGGATGCGGCGTGAACGCCTTATCCGACCTACGCAGCACTCCGTAGGCATGATAAGACGCGCCAGCGTCGCATCAGGCATTCACGTTCACTCCCGCGCACCAAACAACGCTGCCAGCCCGCTACGTCGCTCGGTACGAGTGGCGATTGCCGCACTCAAAATACGCTCATCGGCATACAGAGACAAACGTCGACGCGCGCGGGTTACCGCAGTGTAAACCAGTTCTCGCGTTACTACCGGTGTACGCTGGCTCGGTAAAATCAACGCCGCATGGTCGAACTCCGATCCCTGCGATTTATGTACCGTCATCGCCCATGTGGTTTCGTGCTCTGGCAGGCGGCTCGGTTGTACTGACTTGATATTGCCGTCCGGCATCGCAAACCAGACGCGCGTCCCCTGCCCGCGATCCAGCGCAATACCGATATCGCCATTAAACAACCCAAGCGCGCTGTCATTACGGGCAATCATCACCGGTCGGCCTTCGTACCAACGAGAGTGCAGATGACGATGAATTTTGCGCTTCTGTTGCATAAACTGTTCAATTCGCTCATTCAGTCCAGCGACGCCAAACGGCCCTTCCCGCAGGGCGCACAAAAGCTGGTATTCATTGAACGCCTGAATGATTAAATCCGGCTCGGCACGTGCTTGTAGCAGATCCAGATAACGTCCGTAACCCACAAGAGCTTCTTCAAGCATCGCAATATAGTCTTCGCCGTTCTGCAAAAGCCGTTTTTCGATGTCAGTAAAATCCTGCTGAAAAACCGTTTTCACTGCCGTTTTATCACCACGGTTAATCGCCGCAGCTAACTGACCAATGCCAGAATCGCTGCCGAAACGGTAGCTTTTTTGCAGCAGGCAGAGACTGTCACGCAAAGATGCCGCTTCTGTGCCAGTTCCTGCCGGAACGTGAGTTCCCGTCAGGCGGCTTAGCTGCCCGGCACGCTCGGCGGTAAAGCCCGCGTTGGCATAGGCGCAGATATCGCCCAGCACAGCCCCAGCCTCAACCGAGGCCAGTTGATCACGATCGCCGAGAAAGATCACTCGCGCATGATCGGGCAAGGCGTCGATCAGTCTCGACATCATAGGCAGATCGATCATTGACGCTTCATCTACCACCAGCACATCAAGATGCAGCGGGTTACCGGCATGATGACGTAAACGCTGGCTACCTGGCTGCGCACCCAGCAATCGGTGCAAAGTGCTGGCATCTTCCGGAATGCGTTTCTTTTGTTCATCGGTCAGCGGTAACTGGCGCAAAGCCTTGCCAAGCGATTCGGTTAAGCGCGCAGCAGCTTTCCCCGTTGGTGCAGCCAGACGGATACGGCAGCGTTCGCCGTCTGCCATCTGAATTAACGCAGCCAGCAACTTCGCTACGGTGGTCGTTTTACCGGTGCCAGGGCCGCCGGAAATCACCGAGATCCGCCGTGTCAGCGCCACCGCTGCCGCCACTTTTTGCCAGTTAATTTCATCGCTTACTGGAAAAAGTTTGTCCAGGGTTTGCGCCAGTAGAGCTTCATCCACCTCAATGGCATGATTCACTTCGTTGAAAAATCGCGCCACTGTGCGCTCATTACACCACATGCGATTCAGGTAGAGACGATCGCCACAGAGGATCATTGGCGTTGGTTCATCTCCCCGGCTGACCGCTTGTGAAGCCAGCAAGCACTCTTCCCAATTTTGTAGCTCACCGATTTCACTGACACAGGTCGCCAACAGCGGATGCGACGCCTCGTTATTTTCCAGTCGTGAAAGCGGCAAACAGACGTGTCCCTCTCCGGCATCATGACTTAACAGTGCCGCCGCGAGGGTGACGGCAGGATGTTCATCACCCGCCACAGTCAGGGCAAATTGCACATCCAGCGGGCGTAGCTGTTTGTGCTCCACAGCTTCCAGTAATTGCTTTTGCAATTTCATTACGCCTCCTCCAGGGTCATACCGGCAAACATCTCATCCATCAGGTCAATCAACCCGGCGTTGGGTCGGGTCGCGTAGATCCCTTGTTGCGGATGTTCTTTATCAACGCCACGCAGGAACAGATAAATAACGCCGCCAAAGTGGCGCTCATAGTCGTAATCAGCAATGCGATGACGCAGATAACGGTGCAGCGCCAGGGTATAAAGCTGATATTGCAGATCATAGCGGTGTGCCTGCATTGCCGCTGCCATAGCCTGTTGGGTGTAAGCCGAACTGTCTTCACCCAACCAGTTAGATTTATAGTCGAGCAGGTAATAACGCCCTTCGTGGCGGAACACCAGGTCGATAAAGCCTTTTAACATGCCGCGTACCTGCATGAACTCCAGCGGCGGACAGCCAGCGGATAGCGAGTCAAACTGGCGGATTAGCGCATCAAGCTGGCTGGCAATAAGCGGCTCGCTAATCGGCAGGTAAAACTCCATCTCCACCTGTTTATCGCGGGCGGAAAGCTGACTCAGAGTGACGCCAGTTTCATTGAGCGGTGCCTGAAGAATAGCGGTGATCCACTCAGTCAACACCGGTTCCCACTGCGGTTCAAAGCCGCCAAGTTCCAGTTTTTCCCGCACCCAGTTCGGGGCAACCGGCTGGGTAAAATCGAGGTCTTCAAACAAGCTGTGCAAGAACGTCCCCGGTGAGGCGCCACGCGGGAACTGATGCGGTGTTAACGTCGGTTCTTCAACGACGCTGACCACGCCTGCGGCATCAACATCCAGCCGTGGCATCAGATCCTGAGCGATACCATGACCACGCTGCTGCAAACCGGAGTAGCTGGTGACACGCCAGTTATCGCCGGGCAATCGTTGTAGCGTCCTCGCATTCAGTTCTGCAGTTAAAACATCATTAACCTGCCAGGGCTGGTTATCACCAGTTTGTGCCGTTTGCCAGGCAATATCATCATCGCATAACGCTTCAATACAGGTGCGAAGCCCTGCCGCATCTTGCGGTTCCCCTTTTTGCAGCAAACGCCCGAGCGCACTTTGGTGGACGTCGGTGTCACCTTTTTTATCGCCACGACGGCGCACCAGCGGTGCAACGCCGAGACTGCAATGCCAAACCGAACGCGTCAGCGCCACGTAAAGCAAACGCAGATCTTCCGCCAGACGTTCGGCCTCGGCGAGATCGACACTTTCTGGCGCAGCGTTAAGATCCAGAACAGCCTCAAACGAGTGGCGATCGTGATAAAACGCCTGATCCTGGACGCGGAAATTGGTAATAAATGGCAACCAGACCAGCGGATATTCCAGCCCTTTTGATTTATGGATCGTGACAATCTGCACCAGATGTTTATCACTTTCGAGGCGCATTTGTTGGCTGGAGGCATTACTATCTGGCTCGAGGATATGTTGCGATAACCAGCGTACCAGCGCATGTTCACTTTCCAGCTGCGTTCCGGCTTCTTGTAGCAGTTCGCTGATATGCAAGATATCGGTAAGACGCCGCTCACCGCCTGCCGTTGCCAGCAAGTTTTCTGCAATGTTACGCGCCGACATCAGCGCCCGCAGCATCGGCATAACGCCACGTTTACGCCAGATTTGCCGATAACCATCGAACTCTTCAACTACCGCATCCCACGCATGTTCGTCATTGTTCAGCGTTTCGATATCCAGGGCGTTCAACCCCATCATCGACGTTGCTAACGCACTGCGCAGAGTGTTCTCACGTTCAGGCGTCATTACAGCCTGCAACAGCCAAAGCATCTCCTGCGCTTCCAGTGTTTCAAAAACACTGTCGCGGTTCGAAAGGTAAACGGAAGGGATTTCCAGCAGCGTTAAGGCATCGCGCACCTGGGCGGCCTCCTGGCGGCTGCGTACCAGCACACTGATGTCCGAGGCGCGAACAGGACGCGCGGTGTCGCCATTCATCAGCAATGCTTCGCCCCGCTGCCCGGCCTGTAGCCAGTCGCGGATTTGCGCAGCACATACCTGCGCCATGGTACTTTGATAATCGCCAATACCGCAGCTTTCACCTTCCATCAGCCACATTTTCATCGCCGGCTGCGTTTCACCTTTAAATACAAAACGCAGTGCCTGATTTTTTCCGGCTGATTTCACTGGAATAAACGGAATTTCGCGGAACATGAAAGCGTCATCAGCCTGGCTGAAAAGTTTGTTCACACTGTTCACCATTCCCGGCGCAGAACGCCAGTTGGTATCTAAGGTGTAGTGAGCGTGAACTTCGCTACGCGCCTTCATGTAGGTGAAAATGTCTGCGCCACGGAATGCGTAAATGGCCTGCTTCGGGTCACCAATCAGCAATAACGCCGTTTCCGGCTGATGGTGCCAGATACGGCGGAAAATCCGGTACTGCTGGGGGTCGGTATCCTGAAATTCGTCGATCATTGCCACTGGAAAGCGCGTACGGATCGCCGTTGCCAGCGCCTCTCCGCTTTCGCTACGCAGCGCGGAATCGAGCCGACTTAGCATGTCATCAAAGCCCAGTTCGCCACGGCGGCGTTTTTCGCGCGCTACTGTTTCGCGGATCTCAGCCAATGCGCGGGTGATCACCACATCACGGATCGACAATGGTTCGGCAAGCAGTTGATCGATCGCCTCAAACAGCGGATGTCGCGGGGTTTCCCCCCCGGCTTTCGTGCGATCTTCCAGGAAACGCTGGGAGAATTTTTCCAGCGACTCTGGCAACTGATAACTGTTGGTCTCTTCTTCTGCCCAGGCGCTGATCTTGTCTATCCATTTAGCCTGATTGCTACGGTTAAACTTGCGGCGATCAATACCGGAAGATTCGATCAGCGCATCCAGTTCACCCACTGCGTCGCGCCACTGCTGTTTTACGGCATCGATACGCGCCACAATTTGCGCATGGCGGGAAGCCAGAGTTTCATCATCGGGCGGCGGCGCTTTGATAACCGGCGCTTCCCCTTGCAGATAACGGTTAATATCTCGCAGTAACGCCTGCGGCCCTTTCCAGGTTTCAAAGACGACCTGGGCAATTTCACGCGGTAACGGGTAGCAATGGCGACGCCAGAAATCGGCGCAGGCCTGGTAGCGCAGTAGAGACTCGTCTTCAATCAGCTGCTGCTCAAACAACATGCCGGATTCAAAGGCATTCAGGTTGAGCATTCGCTGGCAAAAACCGTGGATGGTAAAGACTGCTGCTTCATCCATCTGTCGCTCAGCTAACAGCAACCACTGCGCGGCTTGCGCTTTATCGTCGATCTCTTCCAGCAGGCGTGCATACAGCGGATTGTCGGTGGTTTCACGCAGACAGGCGATGCGTAATTCATGAATATTGCTACGGATACGACCGCGCAATTCTGCAGTGGCAGCCTCGGTAAAGGTTACTACCAGCAGTTCTTCAACGGTCAATGGGCGGGGAAAGGCGGAGGAACCGCCTAGTCCAAGTAACAGGCGCAAATAGAGCGCCGCAATCGTAAAGGTTTTGCCTGTGCCGGCAGAGGCTTCAATCAGGCGCTCGCCCTGTAAGGGCAAGCGCAAAGGATCTAGTGTCTCGGCGACATCACTCATTCTTTTCACTCATCAGGGGCATTGTTTGCTGCAACGCGCTGACGTTCTCCCATACTTTCCAGCCTTCAGGATGCACATATTCGGCTTTCCCGTTCTGGCTGCCGGAAATCTGCGACAGGATAGCCATGCCTTGCGGCTCGACCACCGCCTGATGGAAGAAATCGGCCAGTTTTTGCGGCGTCAGCAGTTTTATCTGTGCCACGATTTTATCACGCGAATCGAAGCGCATATTGCCGCGATCGAAATCTTTACTTAACTTCGATGCTTCTTCGCCGAGCGTTTGCGGTGCCTGCAGCATCTGGGTAATCACCGCCTGCTGGATTTGGGCAAACTCTTCTGGCTTCATCGCCCGCAATTTTGCCTCTGCGGTTGGGAAAAAGGCTTTGTATCGCTCCCACAGGTATGAGGGCTGTTTATCATTGCTTTGCAGCAAGAAGCCCATGCCCCACTGACGCCCTACACTCATAGGAAACGCGAACACGGCATAGCCCAACTGTTCTTCGGTACGCAACTGATTGTAGAACCACGGCTGAACAATCTGCGCCAGCAGAGAACTGTAGGCTGAACTGGTGTATTCATCGTAGCCAGTCGGTACGAAAACCGCTGCCAGGGCAGAGTCGGTACTGTTACCGGCTTTTTCAAAGATGACGGACTGTTTTTTCTCAACCACTACATCTTTGTTACGACACCACTCTGAACCATCAGCGCCCAACTGTTTTTGCACATCGCGTGCCAGCGTTGTTGCCTGGGCTTCGGTCATGTTGCCGATAACCATAAACTCTGGTCGTGCCCCCGTTTTTAAGGCGTCGCGGTAAGCCAGCACCTCTTTCAGAGTGATGGAGGGCAAAATTTTACGTCGCTCATCTCGCGAGAAGTACGGCACCTGTGAGAGCATTTGCGCGGGCATAATCGCCTGCTCAAACGCTTTGCCCTTTTCTGCGGAATCCATCATCTGGTTATACCAGGATTTCGCCTGCTCAAGCTGATCTTCCGTAGCGGTATAGCTAAAGTAGCCCTCCAGCAAAGCCTGGAAAAGCTGCGGCAGCCGCTGAGTGTAACCATTAGCATTGACCATAAGGCCGTTGTTAGCGTTGGTGGAAAAACTAATGCCACCAACTGACGCCTGGTTGCTTAACTGATCAAGCGCCAGCCCTGCGAGATAATCATTGAGCGCAAACATTACCTGATTACGGGCGCTGTCCATGGCTTTCGGGTTACGCAAAATCAGGCTGACATCTGCTTTGGGTTCGCTGGCAAAATAACGGCTTGGCGCATACACCACACGCAGATTCGACTCATCAACAATCAGTTCTGGATGGTCGTATTTCTTCTCTGACTTAATCAGCGAGAAATCGTCAGGAATATAGGGGTTAAGCTCCGGCAAGGAGAGCGCAATGTCGGCGGCTTTTTTCTGCCAGTCAGCGAAGGTTTGTGCGCTGATTTTATCGACCTGATACGGCGCATCGACAAAGTAAGCCGTTTTATTGTGCGGCTCTTTCGGGCTGATATACCAGATACGCGCGTTCTGCGGCGTCATCATCGCCAGACGTTCTTTTACTGCTTTAGCATCGTACCGATCGGCAATATTGACTGCATCCAGCGTATGCTCAACAGGAACGCGAATCATGGTATCCGCCAACCATTCGACGTAATCCATATCACGGGTGATTGACGGATAACGGAAGTCGATATCCAGCACATTCGCCAGCTCATCGAAATACTGTTTATCAATCCCTTTTTCGCGTAACAGATTGAGGTAGCTGAAAATGGCCGCCACAACCTGATCGCGATTCGCCAGACCTTTATCGGTTAAGGACGCAGAAATCGCTAATACGCCGCTGTTACCGTTGACGATAGGATCGGAGTTGGCGCTAATGCCCTCAACTAATCCCTGCTTTTGCAGCCAGTCAGAAAGTGTACCTGGGCTGCGATTACCAATCAGATAGGTAATCAACTCATCCGTTTTACTACGGAACTTCTCCGAGTTGTTATCGATGCGAAACTCGACGCGCAGCACTTTACGCGGCAGCGCCGGGACGTAATGAATGATAATGCCCTTTTGCGCGTCGGTGACTACCGGCACGGTGATTTCCGGTTTCTGGCTCTCTTTGTTAGGCACGCGACCGAAG
It encodes:
- the ptrA gene encoding pitrilysin, coding for MPRSTWFKALLLFVALWAPLSQAETGWQPIQETIRKSDKDNRQYQAIRLDNGMVVLLVSDPQAVKSLSALVVPVGSLEDPEAYQGLAHYLEHMSLMGSKKYPQADSLAEYLKMHGGSHNASTAPYRTAFYLEVENDALPGAVDRLADAIAEPLLDKKYAERERNAVNAELTMARTRDGMRMAQVSAETINPAHPGSKFSGGNLETLSDKPGNPVQQALKDFHEKYYSANLMKAVIYSNKPLPELAKMAADTFGRVPNKESQKPEITVPVVTDAQKGIIIHYVPALPRKVLRVEFRIDNNSEKFRSKTDELITYLIGNRSPGTLSDWLQKQGLVEGISANSDPIVNGNSGVLAISASLTDKGLANRDQVVAAIFSYLNLLREKGIDKQYFDELANVLDIDFRYPSITRDMDYVEWLADTMIRVPVEHTLDAVNIADRYDAKAVKERLAMMTPQNARIWYISPKEPHNKTAYFVDAPYQVDKISAQTFADWQKKAADIALSLPELNPYIPDDFSLIKSEKKYDHPELIVDESNLRVVYAPSRYFASEPKADVSLILRNPKAMDSARNQVMFALNDYLAGLALDQLSNQASVGGISFSTNANNGLMVNANGYTQRLPQLFQALLEGYFSYTATEDQLEQAKSWYNQMMDSAEKGKAFEQAIMPAQMLSQVPYFSRDERRKILPSITLKEVLAYRDALKTGARPEFMVIGNMTEAQATTLARDVQKQLGADGSEWCRNKDVVVEKKQSVIFEKAGNSTDSALAAVFVPTGYDEYTSSAYSSLLAQIVQPWFYNQLRTEEQLGYAVFAFPMSVGRQWGMGFLLQSNDKQPSYLWERYKAFFPTAEAKLRAMKPEEFAQIQQAVITQMLQAPQTLGEEASKLSKDFDRGNMRFDSRDKIVAQIKLLTPQKLADFFHQAVVEPQGMAILSQISGSQNGKAEYVHPEGWKVWENVSALQQTMPLMSEKNE
- the recB gene encoding exodeoxyribonuclease V subunit beta; this encodes MSDVAETLDPLRLPLQGERLIEASAGTGKTFTIAALYLRLLLGLGGSSAFPRPLTVEELLVVTFTEAATAELRGRIRSNIHELRIACLRETTDNPLYARLLEEIDDKAQAAQWLLLAERQMDEAAVFTIHGFCQRMLNLNAFESGMLFEQQLIEDESLLRYQACADFWRRHCYPLPREIAQVVFETWKGPQALLRDINRYLQGEAPVIKAPPPDDETLASRHAQIVARIDAVKQQWRDAVGELDALIESSGIDRRKFNRSNQAKWIDKISAWAEEETNSYQLPESLEKFSQRFLEDRTKAGGETPRHPLFEAIDQLLAEPLSIRDVVITRALAEIRETVAREKRRRGELGFDDMLSRLDSALRSESGEALATAIRTRFPVAMIDEFQDTDPQQYRIFRRIWHHQPETALLLIGDPKQAIYAFRGADIFTYMKARSEVHAHYTLDTNWRSAPGMVNSVNKLFSQADDAFMFREIPFIPVKSAGKNQALRFVFKGETQPAMKMWLMEGESCGIGDYQSTMAQVCAAQIRDWLQAGQRGEALLMNGDTARPVRASDISVLVRSRQEAAQVRDALTLLEIPSVYLSNRDSVFETLEAQEMLWLLQAVMTPERENTLRSALATSMMGLNALDIETLNNDEHAWDAVVEEFDGYRQIWRKRGVMPMLRALMSARNIAENLLATAGGERRLTDILHISELLQEAGTQLESEHALVRWLSQHILEPDSNASSQQMRLESDKHLVQIVTIHKSKGLEYPLVWLPFITNFRVQDQAFYHDRHSFEAVLDLNAAPESVDLAEAERLAEDLRLLYVALTRSVWHCSLGVAPLVRRRGDKKGDTDVHQSALGRLLQKGEPQDAAGLRTCIEALCDDDIAWQTAQTGDNQPWQVNDVLTAELNARTLQRLPGDNWRVTSYSGLQQRGHGIAQDLMPRLDVDAAGVVSVVEEPTLTPHQFPRGASPGTFLHSLFEDLDFTQPVAPNWVREKLELGGFEPQWEPVLTEWITAILQAPLNETGVTLSQLSARDKQVEMEFYLPISEPLIASQLDALIRQFDSLSAGCPPLEFMQVRGMLKGFIDLVFRHEGRYYLLDYKSNWLGEDSSAYTQQAMAAAMQAHRYDLQYQLYTLALHRYLRHRIADYDYERHFGGVIYLFLRGVDKEHPQQGIYATRPNAGLIDLMDEMFAGMTLEEA
- the recD gene encoding exodeoxyribonuclease V subunit alpha; translation: MKLQKQLLEAVEHKQLRPLDVQFALTVAGDEHPAVTLAAALLSHDAGEGHVCLPLSRLENNEASHPLLATCVSEIGELQNWEECLLASQAVSRGDEPTPMILCGDRLYLNRMWCNERTVARFFNEVNHAIEVDEALLAQTLDKLFPVSDEINWQKVAAAVALTRRISVISGGPGTGKTTTVAKLLAALIQMADGERCRIRLAAPTGKAAARLTESLGKALRQLPLTDEQKKRIPEDASTLHRLLGAQPGSQRLRHHAGNPLHLDVLVVDEASMIDLPMMSRLIDALPDHARVIFLGDRDQLASVEAGAVLGDICAYANAGFTAERAGQLSRLTGTHVPAGTGTEAASLRDSLCLLQKSYRFGSDSGIGQLAAAINRGDKTAVKTVFQQDFTDIEKRLLQNGEDYIAMLEEALVGYGRYLDLLQARAEPDLIIQAFNEYQLLCALREGPFGVAGLNERIEQFMQQKRKIHRHLHSRWYEGRPVMIARNDSALGLFNGDIGIALDRGQGTRVWFAMPDGNIKSVQPSRLPEHETTWAMTVHKSQGSEFDHAALILPSQRTPVVTRELVYTAVTRARRRLSLYADERILSAAIATRTERRSGLAALFGARE
- the argA gene encoding amino-acid N-acetyltransferase, producing the protein MVKERKTELVEGFRHSVPYINTHRGKTFVIMLGGEAIEHENFSSIVNDIGLLHSLGIRLVVVYGARPQIDANLAAHHHEPLYHKNIRVTDGKTLELVKQAAGTLQLDITARLSMSLNNTPLQGAHINVVSGNFIIAQPLGVDDGVDYCHSGRIRRIDEEAIHRQLDSGAIVLMGPVAVSVTGESFNLTSEEIATQLAIKLKAEKMIGFCSSQGVTNDDGDIVSELFPNEAQARVEAQEEKGDYNSGTVRFLRGAVKACRSGVRRCHLISYQEDGALLQELFSRDGIGTQIVMESAEQIRRATINDIGGILELIRPLEQQGILVRRSREQLEMEIDKFTIIQRDNTTIACAALYPFPEEKIGEMACVAVHPDYRSSSRGEVLLERIAAQAKQSGLSKLFVLTTRSIHWFQERGFTPVDIDLLPESKKQLYNYQRKSKVLMADLG